In Antedon mediterranea chromosome 10, ecAntMedi1.1, whole genome shotgun sequence, one genomic interval encodes:
- the LOC140060340 gene encoding menin-like translates to MQRAKPKMAGFRDAAKRLFPLQDIQSVVELFRLELTTDGHEPNLAMLSLVAGIVENGLTSNRANTVMEGMNESRTLEPIFPVVQMSYVEAFLAKFESQIKGSVDLSEHKSNFATREMVKKISDVVWSSLCRGHYKDKAHLQSLYSYLTGNRLDCFGVAFAVVAACQVLGFDDVHLALSEDHAWVIFGENGKETAEVTWHGKGNEDKRGQPITAGVADQSWLYLNGYPVICTREMEVSALVSAINPSISSTQDSIELAELQQELLWLLYDLKHLEKYPMALGNLGDLESIAPSQGRPCCEDIFESAINSAQRYYNDHHVYPYTYLGGHLYRHQRYKDALKRWAQASSVVSKYNYYREDEEIYKEFLDIAFELIPNIVKEFSHSVTQNSPLCDPECYAYFLQFYDGLCRWEEGSVTPVLHITWSKKFIGVVSKFASGVRELIDVHVEEDDDCEDEEKIEEDNDHQKENVVRPKMSREKKEEKATNEYHTKNKISLRSKNYNVTRKKLREDINQNIITDKSNNNNNVKPDSLDSSSDSIGNELKTPGQQLDVSNPNIAALAAACSESILNPDYLLGASETSTPFASKSWDTKTDLNDFLSGSNNGGAFPGITIESALKAESPAEMAFHRQWKARQSDSQGEDSEEEEGKPSHTSVSAVSASQMMSPKLTLSSAKMKGLKDLLTNPGKLNTAAIQLQLTAQSQVQFNKRPRSTSEYEDFGSLRRRPRRE, encoded by the exons ATGCAAAGAGCTAAGCCAAAGATGGCGGGATTTCGGGACGCAGCGAAACGTTTATTTCCATTACAAGACATACAGTCTGTTGTTGAATTATTTCGTTTAGAACTAACTACAGATGGTCATGAACCAAACCTAGCAATGCTGTCTTTAGTAGCAGGCATCGTGGAGAATGGCCTGACGAGTAATCGCGCCAATACGGTGATGGAAGGCATGAATGAGTCTCGCACGCTTGAGCCTATTTTCCCGGTAGTACAAATGTCGTATGTTGAGGCCTTTCTTGCAAAGTTTGAATCGCAAATCAAAGGCTCTGTTGATCTCAGCGAGCACAAATCGAATTTTGCTACAAGAGAAATGGTGAAGAAAATATCAGATGTAGTTTGGAGCTCATTATGTCGTGGACATTATAAAGATAAGGCACATTTACAGTCATTATACAGCTATTTGACAG GTAATCGGTTAGATTGTTTTGGGGTTGCGTTTGCCGTGGTTGCAGCTTGCCAGGTACTTGGTTTTGATGATGTTCACTTAGCTCTATCAGAGGACCATGCTTGGGTCATATTTGGTGAAAATGGTAAGGAAACGGCTGAAGTCACATGGCATGGAAAAGGAAATGAGGACAAGCGAGGGCAGCCTATTACAGCAG GTGTTGCTGATCAGAGCTGGTTATACTTGAATGGCTACCCTGTTATTTGTACAAGAGAAATGGAAGTATCTGCCTTGGTATCTGCAATCAATCCTTCAATAAGCTCAACGCAAGACTCTATTGAACTGGCAGAGTTGCAACAG GAATTGTTATGGCTTCTGTATGATTTGAAACACCTTGAAAA GTATCCAATGGCGCTAGGAAATCTTGGAGATTTAGAAAGCATAGCCCCTAGCCAGGGAAGACCATGCTGTGAAGACATCTTTGAGTCCGCCATAAACTCTGCCCAGCGGTACTACAACGACCATCATGTGTACCCTTACACGTACCTTGGTGGACACCTTTACCGTCATCAGAGGTACAAAGATGCTCTCAAGCGATGGGCCCAAGCGTCTTCTGTTGTTAGCAA atataattattacagagaagatgaggaaatctacAAGGAGTTTCTGGACATCGCTTTTGAATTAATTCCAAACATCGTTAAAGAATTCTCGCATTCAGTGACGCAAAACTCACCACTATGCGATCCCGAGTGCTAtgcatattttttacaattttatgatGGACTTTGCAGGTGGGAGGAAGGCAGTGTTACACCTGTGCTTCATATAACATGGTCAAAGAAGTTCATTGGGGTCGTGTCAAAGTTTGCATCAGGTGTGCGGGAGCTTATTGATGTTCACGTTGAGGAAGATGATGATTGTGAAGATGAAGAAAAGATTGAAGAAGATAATGATCATCAGAAAGAGAATGTTGTCAGACCAAAGATGAgcagagaaaaaaaagaagagaaagCTACAAATGAATAtcacacaaaaaataaaatatcactgAGGTCAAAGAACTATAACGTTACACGTAAAAAGTTGCGTGAGGACATTAACCAGAATATTATTACCgataaaagtaataataataataatgttaaaccTGATAGTTTGGACAGCTCATCTGACAGTATCGGGAACGAATTAAAGACACCTGGCCAACAGTTGGATGTTTCTAACCCAAATATCGCTGCTTTAGCTGCAGCATGCAGTGAATCTATACTAAATCCAGACTACCTTCTAGGTGCCTCGGAAACTTCAACACCTTTCGCTTCAAAATCATGGGATACGAAAACGGATCTTAATGATTTTTTAAGCGGGAGTAATAATGGTGGTGCTTTTCCTGGCATTACGATAGAATCTGCTCTAAAAGCAGAAAGCCCGGCTGAAATGGCGTTTCATCGTCAGTGGAAAGCGCGACAGTCTGATTCACAAGGTGAAGACTCGGAGGAAGAGGAAGGTAAACCATCTCACACCTCTGTGTCGGCTGTGTCAGCATCCCAGATGATGTCTCCAAAGTTGACCCTATCCAGTGCTAAAATGAAAGGGTTAAAGGATCTGCTGACCAATCCTGGGAAGCTCAACACAGCAGCAATTCAGTTACAGCTCACAGCACAGTCACAGGTGCAGTTCAACAAGCGCCCTCGCTCTACAAGTGAGTATGAAGACTTTGGAAGTCTACGAAGAAGGCCACGAAGGGAGTAA